From the Brachyhypopomus gauderio isolate BG-103 chromosome 5, BGAUD_0.2, whole genome shotgun sequence genome, one window contains:
- the LOC143514008 gene encoding zinc finger CCCH-type antiviral protein 1: MASNEEASYDSFSDFSDTDTDSSSDSEPGPAVSKTSQKVCQHYNNGHCRYGKNCRDLHVCKYFMKGFCHDDAACKFQHISDFSTGEQDRGRRGRRRRSDHRDRSSSSGSVEDSGRAYRWQMDVGEGWEDVANDYVLEAQYSRPNTKGIRIYNTPYGAVSIDFTKMRVLKKTNLRVRRKDSPQTEWLWHYRGNHGWSEYGEKDSKGKASSVSSSKLEQEYRKNRNGRVQFRVDSTTYEIGFKDMLQTNLTSGHRRRIRRRPKYEPVQGGIVSSLKNAIRNLSASSSKKTPLWQYSGHGDRWHTFKKEHSCSVSSEGIEVEYQRNPKGSIRFTVNEDPYILDFSRMRQTNEKTHGTRKIRRVLQ, from the exons ATGACAGCTTCTCAGACTTCAGTGATACTGACACAGACTCGAGCTCAGACTCTGAGCCGGGTCCAGCAGTATCGAAGACCAGTCAGAAGGTCTGCCAGCATTACAACAATGGCCACTGCCGCTATGGGAAGAATTGTCGAGACCTGCATGTATGCAAGTACTTCATGAAAGGCTTTTGTCATGACGATGCAGCCTGTAAATTCCAACACATCTCTGATTTCTCCACTGGGGAGCAAGATCGTGGGAGGAGGGGTCGCAGGAGGAGAAGTGATCACAGGGATCGGAGCAGCAGctctg GCAGTGTAGAGGACAGTGGCAGGGCCTACAGATGGCAGATGGATGTGGGTGAAGGCTGGGAGGACGTGGCTAATGATTATGTACTGGAAGCTCAGTACTCTCGACCCAACACTAAAGGAATCAGGATCTACAACACTCCCTACGG CGCCGTGTCCATCGACTTCACTAAGATGCGCGTTCTGAAGAAGACGAACTTACGTGTGAGACGGAAGGACTCCCCACAGACCGAGTGGCTGTGGCATTACCGTGGCAACCACGGCTGGTCCGAGTACGGAGAGAAG GATTCAAAGGGGAAGGCCAGCTCAGTCAGTAGCTCCAAACTGGAACAAGAATACCGGAAAAACAGGAACGGAAGAGTGCAATTCCGCGTCGACTCCACCACTTACGAGATTGGGTTTAAAG acATGTTGCAAACAAACCTGACCAGCGGACACAGGAGGAGGATCAGACGTCGTCCTAAATATGAACCAGTTCAGGGTGGCAT AGTTAGTTCACTGAAAAACGCCATAAGGAATTTATCAGCGTCTTCATCTAAGAAGACTCCGCTGTGGCAGTACAGTGGGCATGGTGATCGCTGGCACACTTTCAAGAAAGAA CATTCTTGTTCAGTATCAAGTGAAGGGATCGAGGTGGAATACCAACGTAACCCCAAGGGCTCAATTAGATTCACTGTAAATGAAGATCCATACATACTGGACTTCTCAA gaATGAGGCAAACCAATGAGAAAACACACGGCACTCGTAAGATCCGTCGTGTGCTTCAGTGA